A genomic region of Phragmites australis chromosome 2, lpPhrAust1.1, whole genome shotgun sequence contains the following coding sequences:
- the LOC133908586 gene encoding polyamine oxidase 1-like gives MVAKKPRVVIVGAGVAGLTAAQRLCGAGGDRFEVTVVEAGGRAGGRVLTSMFAGHRVEMGATWVQGIDGSPVYALARDAGALGGEEKDAGGGGLPYERMDGFPDRVLTVAEGGEVVDADRVAGPIVELYRGMMEAARAGEASGAGGVEEYLRRGLRAYQAARPGGGKELEEVEEALLAMHINRVRTDTSADNLGVLDLTAEGEYRDFPGDHVTIPGGYSRVIEHLVAALPPGTVRHGLRLRRLEWGETPVRLHFADGAPTLTADYVILTVSLGVLKASLGKDSSAVGAITFDPPLPQFKREAVARLGFGVVNKLFMELEAVPAPEPESGDDDQPLGTSAPPHFPFLHKAFKGQVSNIPWWMRGTESVCPVHAGSSVALAWFAGREAAHLESLPDDEVIRGVHATLDSFLPATPHWRVKRIKRSGWATDPLFLGSYSYVAVGSSGEDLDMMAEPLPRGKDADDGNRARPRVLFAGEATHRTHYSTTHAAYLSGVREANRLLQHYR, from the coding sequence ATGGTGGCCAAGAAGCCGAGGGTCGTCATAGTGGGCGCGGGCGTGGCCGGGCTCACTGCGGCGCAGCGGCTGTGCGGCGCGGGTGGGGACAGGTTCGAGGTGACGGTCGTGGAGGCCGGAGGCCGCGCGGGGGGCCGGGTGCTCACGTCCATGTTCGCCGGGCACCGGGTCGAGATGGGCGCCACGTGGGTGCAGGGGATAGACGGGAGCCCCGTGTATGCGCTCGCACGCGAcgcgggcgcgctcggcgggGAGGAGAAGGATGCTGGCGGTGGCGGGCTACCGTACGAGCGCATGGATGGGTTCCCCGACCGCGTGCTGACGGTCGCCGAGGGCGGCGAGGTCGTCGACGCGGACCGGGTGGCCGGGCCGATCGTGGAGCTGTACAGGGGCATGATGGAGGCCGCACGTGCCGGCGAGGCGAGCGGCGCAGGGGGCGTCGAGGAGTACCTGCGGCGGGGGCTCCGAGCGTACCAGGCGGCGCGTCCGGGAGGCGGCAAGGAGCTGGAGGAGGTCGAGGAGGCTCTGCTCGCCATGCACATCAACCGGGTGCGGACGGACACGTCGGCCGACAACCTCGGCGTCCTAGACCTCACCGCCGAGGGCGAGTACCGAGACTTCCCCGGCGACCATGTCACGATCCCAGGCGGGTACTCCCGCGTCATCGAGCACCTCGTCGCGGCGCTCCCACCAGGCACCGTCCGCCacggcctccgcctccgccgtctCGAATGGGGCGAGACCCCTGTGCGCCTCCACTTTGCCGATGGGGCGCCGACGCTCACCGCCGACTACGTGATCCTCACGGTCTCGCTGGGCGTCCTGAAGGCCAGCCTCGGCAAGGACTCCTCCGCTGTTGGCGCCATCACCTTCGACCCGCCCCTCCCGCAGTTCAAGCGCGAGGCTGTCGCGCGCCTCGGCTTCGGCGTCGTGAACAAGCTGTTTATGGAGTTGGAGGCCGTACCGGCGCCAGAACCGGAAAGCGGCGACGACGATCAGCCGCTGGGCACGTCGGCGCCTCCCCATTTCCCGTTCCTGCACAAGGCGTTCAAGGGGCAGGTGTCGAATATCCCGTGGTGGATGCGGGGAACCGAGTCAGTCTGCCCCGTGCACGCGGGCTCCAGTGTGGCGCTGGCGTGGTTCGCCGGGCGGGAGGCCGCGCACCTGGAGTCCCTCCCCGACGACGAGGTCATCCGTGGGGTCCACGCCACACTGGACTCCTTCCTCCCGGCCACACCCCACTGGAGGGTGAAGCGGATCAAGAGGAGCGGGTGGGCTACGGACCCGCTATTCCTCGGGTCCTACAGCTACGTGGCCGTCGGATCAAGCGGCGAGGACCTGGATATGATGGCCGAGCCGCTGCCACGCGGCAAGGACGCGGACGACGGCAACCGTGCGCGGCCACGCGTTCTGTTCGCCGGCGAGGCGACGCACCGCACGCACTACTCGACCACGCACGCCGCGTACCTGAGCGGCGTGCGGGAGGCCAACCGGCTGCTGCAACACTACCGCTAG